A single Saccharomyces paradoxus chromosome II, complete sequence DNA region contains:
- the TRM7 gene encoding tRNA methyltransferase TRM7 (2'-O-ribose methyltransferase~similar to YBR061C) has protein sequence MGKSSKDKRDLYYRKAKEQGYRARSAFKLLQLNEQFHFLDDPNLKRVVDLCAAPGSWSQVLSRKLFDESTNSDKEDRKIVSVDLQPMSPIPHVTTLQADITHPKTLARILNLFGNEKADFVCSDGAPDVTGLHDLDEYVQQQLIMSALQLTACILKKGGTFVAKIFRGRDIDMLYSQLGYLFDKIVCAKPRSSRGTSLEAFIVCLGYNPPSNWTPKLDVNTSVDEFFQGCFLNKLCISDKLSPWNEEERNIAEFMACGSLESFDSDATYHDLPSSIAGSSSSLDPVQSPTNPPYKKALELKRSGKLTRSV, from the coding sequence ATGGGTAAGAGCAGCAAAGACAAAAGGGATTTGTATTATAGAAAGGCAAAAGAACAGGGCTACAGAGCTAGATCTGCTTTTAAACTACTTCAACTCAATGAacaatttcatttcttggATGATCCAAACTTAAAGAGAGTTGTAGATTTGTGTGCCGCACCAGGCTCATGGTCACAGGTACTCTCGAGAAAACTATTTGACGAAAGTACTAATTCAGATAAAGAGGACAGGAAAATTGTCTCAGTCGATTTACAACCGATGTCCCCCATACCTCATGTAACAACTTTACAAGCCGATATTACTCATCCTAAAACATTGGCTAGGATTCTGAACCTATTTGGTAACGAGAAGGCCGATTTTGTTTGTAGTGACGGTGCGCCTGATGTCACTGGTTTACACGACCTTGACGAATACGTTCAACAACAGCTAATCATGAGTGCGCTACAACTTACTGCGTGCATTCTGAAAAAAGGTGGAACTTTTGTTGCAAAGATCTTCAGAGGTCGTGATATAGATATGCTATACTCCCAATTGGGCTAtttatttgataaaattgttTGCGCAAAGCCGAGATCATCAAGAGGTACATCTCTGGAAGCTTTTATTGTTTGTTTAGGCTATAACCCACCATCCAATTGGACACCAAAATTGGACGTTAATACATctgttgatgaattttttcaaggctGTTTTTTGAATAAGTTATGTATATCAGACAAATTGTCTCCTTGGAATGAAGAGGAAAGAAACATAGCCGAGTTTATGGCTTGCGGCAGTCTTGAGAGTTTTGACTCAGATGCGACCTATCATGACCTGCCTTCTTCGATTGCGGGTAGTTCATCGTCCTTAGATCCTGTTCAAAGTCCGACAAACCCTCCCTACAAAAAAGCTTTGGAATTGAAAAGGAGTGGGAAACTTACAAGATCTGTTTGA
- the CNM1 gene encoding Cnm1p (similar to YBR063C), whose protein sequence is MEELSLKSTFPYEYGSDFRMTRLEILNSTKKETTLLFFNIGRILASIWKYSCTFLRSFSDSIKVIIHDVVTIGSRDLATRLQIEAQKNNDQEDIWASTVFLGVIIGYLIFSFRGKNAFLKIHKNSTEVDECSLKTSEHISIVINFSENNLSNRGNIADQKNSEEFMVPHLKESVIDILIPNMVTVIQSDENLIYDVFDEYDLLSHDNTTEALVRPYQSNPDYEAMGSGISIDSANETRLRNIERSIGKGEKMVKKSIGCNVSLLHHSEQSAPKNNAITRSSSAQDNAGPVTGEVNDMCKSFLIMGTRLGNELFLTMFMKEPVFLGNSVSITEIGVFREKRERLDAVTCKSLTPYDELRSMTRNYNLRKIESQRNRSTKNNNSVPPKKLLMNEKDAISILLWYSTRI, encoded by the coding sequence atgGAGGAACTCAGTTTAAAAAGCACTTTTCCATATGAATATGGTTCAGACTTCAGAATGACAAGACTAGAAATTCTAAATTCTACGAAGAAGGAAACGAcacttttatttttcaatatagGGAGAATTTTGGCCAGTATTTGGAAATACTCATGTACATTTTTAAGATCTTTTTCCGACTCCATCAAGGTTATTATCCATGATGTTGTCACGATTGGCTCTCGTGATCTTGCGACCAGATTACAAATTGAGGCacaaaaaaacaacgaCCAAGAAGATATCTGGGCGTCAACAGTATTCCTAGGTGTAATTATTGGGTatttaatcttttcttttaggGGGAAAAATGCTTTTCTGAAAATACATAAAAACTCAACTGAAGTAGATGAATGTAGTTTGAAAACCAGCGAACACATATCCATTGTAATAAACTTTAGTGAAAACAATCTCAGTAATAGGGGCAACATTGCTGATCAGAAAAATTCTGAGGAATTCATGGTTCCGCATTTGAAGGAGTCTGTTATCGACATCCTTATCCCAAATATGGTAACCGTGATCCAAAGCGATGAAAATCTCATCTATGACGTCTTTGATGAATACGACTTATTAAGTCACGATAACACGACAGAGGCCTTAGTACGGCCATATCAATCAAATCCCGACTATGAAGCAATGGGAAGCGGCATATCAATTGATAGCGCGAATGAAACGCGGCTGAgaaatattgaaagaaGTATTGGCAAAGGGGAAAAAATGGTCAAGAAGTCAATAGGATGCAATGTATCTCTGCTTCATCACAGCGAACAATCTGCGCCTAAAAACAATGCAATTACGAGAAGCTCCTCTGCTCAAGATAATGCTGGCCCCGTGACTGGAGAAGTTAATGATATGTGTAAGTCGTTTCTGATTATGGGGACCCGGCTAGGAAATGAACTTTTCTTGACTATGTTCATGAAAGAACCAGTCTTTCTAGGCAATAGTGTCTCAATTACAGAAATTGGAGTATTCCGAGAAAAACGAGAGCGATTGGATGCAGTAACTTGTAAGAGCCTTACCCCCTATGATGAACTTAGAAGTATGACTAGAAATTACAACTTACGTAAGATCGAGAGTCAAAGGAATCGTTCCACGAAGAATAATAATTCAGTTCccccaaaaaaattgttaatgaatgaaaaagacGCAATTTCGATTCTATTGTGGTACTCTACCCGTATATAG
- the ECM2 gene encoding Pre-mRNA-splicing factor ECM2 (Pre-mRNA splicing factor~similar to YBR065C): MNDEINEPSPNICEQCLGDESNIRMTKIPQGSECKICTLPFTLYHFKTSKRSNNIIKTLICVRCATQRNICQCCMLDSRWHIPIQLRDHLISIVNEENVMTEEARNDMMKRFLSLKNVKLGGAQITSDASEADNIVDKLKNILLRAASDDSSPPLEIKDTTALHKNEKDMTDVKNLGKFVSVDISHVLKKIPLNESFSKDASTRSFFLYNIDASIPEWKIADTISQLLGIKKWSDGNSLTLVVNHKAKCGGVRFQSIELGERFVNKISDTLTTPKGLKRGVLPIDRFRIFIIPWSSGFSAASFGANTAENIKLSLSLNKLIQLELGLPFPTKDADNPKKEKKKTSKKVHKAKSKKSKPRANKLTI, encoded by the coding sequence ATGAATGATGAAATCAATGAGCCGTCACCCAATATATGTGAGCAATGCTTAGGCGATGAGAGTAATATACGGATGACTAAGATTCCCCAAGGCTCTGAATGTAAGATTTGTACCCTACCGTTCACCTTATACCATTTTAAAACATCAAAACGAAGCAATAATATCATTAAAACATTAATATGTGTAAGATGCGCCACTCAAAGAAACATTTGTCAATGCTGTATGCTTGATTCAAGGTGGCACATCCCTATACAACTGCGGGATCATTTAATATCCATCGTGAACGAGGAAAACGTCATGACCGAGGAGGCAAGAAACGACATGATGAAAAGGTTCTTGTCGCTAAAAAATGTGAAATTGGGAGGAGCTCAAATCACGAGCGATGCCTCAGAAGCAGACAATATCGTTGATaagctgaaaaatatacttCTGCGAGCAGCATCAGATGACTCGAGTCCTCCATTGGAAATAAAGGACACAACTGCATTGCataaaaacgaaaaagatATGACTGACGTCAAAAACTTGGGAAAATTCGTGTCCGTGGACATATCTCACGttctgaagaaaatacccTTGAATGAATCGTTCTCAAAGGACGCATCCACTAGATcgtttttcctttataaTATTGATGCTTCAATCCCTGAATGGAAAATAGCTGATACTATCTCACAATTATTAGGTATAAAGAAATGGAGCGATGGGAATTCATTAACATTGGTAGTTAACCATAAGGCGAAGTGTGGAGGCGTAAGATTTCAATCTATCGAATTGGGAGAGCGGTTCGTCAATAAAATAAGTGATACACTTACCACACCGAAGGGCCTGAAGAGAGGAGTTTTGCCTATCGATCGTTTcagaatatttattattccTTGGTCATCTGGGTTTTCAGCTGCGTCATTCGGAGCCAACACCgcagaaaatataaaacttAGTTTGAGTTTAAATAAGCTTATTCAATTGGAACTAGGGCTTCCCTTCCCTACAAAGGATGCAGATAACCcgaagaaagaaaagaaaaagacatCAAAGAAGGTCCATAAGGCtaaatcaaagaaatcgAAACCTCGGGCTAACAAGTTAACAATATAG
- the NRG2 gene encoding Nrg2p (Transcriptional repressor~similar to YBR066C) produces the protein MSIGYKDNLMTTILAKNGKCEFPMTFECSPSQITLMPEMFSFSNERKYQTLIPLMKTSHLIDDDLKDKLNKCAFDFFSGKQASKTSDTTISSLTESGKTSPISPLHNINIVKAENTGNSKSDIYGTTKINKPTKTVMKLKSTKTSATGQRTRHFCKICSTGFTTSGHLSRHNRIHTGEKNHICPHEGCGQRFSRHDNCNQHYRTHANKKKRNWKRRETSS, from the coding sequence ATGTCTATAGGTTACAAAGACAACTTGATGACAACTATTCTAGCCAAAAATGGGAAATGTGAATTTCCTATGACTTTCGAATGTTCGCCTTCTCAGATAACTCTAATGCCAGAAATGTTCTCTTTTAGTAATGAACGGAAATATCAAACTCTGATACCTTTGATGAAAACATCACATCTAATTGATGACGACTTGAAAGACAAACTGAATAAGTGCGCTTTCGATTTTTTCTCTGGAAAACAAGCCAGTAAAACAAGTGACACGACTATTTCAAGCCTCACAGAGAGCGGCAAGACATCACCGATATCGCCATTGCACAATATTAATATAGTAAAAGCGGAGAATACCGGTAACAGTAAATCAGATATATATGGCACAACTAAAATAAACAAACCGACAAAGACCgtgatgaaattgaaatctACGAAAACCAGTGCGACAGGACAGAGGACTCGTCATTTCTGTAAGATCTGCTCTACTGGGTTCACCACTTCTGGTCATCTTTCAAGACATAACAGAATCCATAcaggagaaaaaaatcacatCTGTCCGCACGAGGGTTGTGGACAGAGATTTAGTAGACATGATAACTGTAATCAGCATTACCGAACTCATGCgaataagaagaaaagaaactggAAGAGAAGGGAAACTAGCAGTTGA
- a CDS encoding uncharacterized protein (similar to YBR062C): MSTYEEEHGIQQNSRDNNQEVGETSQEEQRRQVRSQLQGLFQNFGNSDGDGDGYSDSTLLLQLLSQLLPESLQEEWLQEMDKGKNAGCPDTFAASLPRINKKKLKITDNCSICYTNYLEDEYPLVVELPHCHHKFDLECLSVWLSRSTTCPLCRDNVLGHRVINEIDTTEAELEEDWGMYG; this comes from the exons ATGTCTACATATGAAG AGGAACATGGAATACAACAAAATTCAAGGGATAACAATCAAGAAGTAGGAGAAACTTCACAAGAAGAGCAGAGAAGGCAGGTCAGATCTCAATTACAAGgtttgtttcaaaattttggtaACTCGGATGGTGACGGTGATGGATATTCTGATTCAACATTACTTTTACAACTATTATCCCAATTGCTTCCAGAATCATTACAAGAAGAATGGCTGCAAGAAATGGATAAAGGTAAGAACGCAGGCTGTCCTGATACTTTTGCAGCCTCTTTACCACgaatcaacaaaaaaaagctcAAAATAACTGACAACTGCTCTATTTGTTACACTAATTATTTAGAAGATGAATACCCCTTAGTAGTTGAATTACCTCACTGCCATCACAAATTCGATTTAGAGTGCCTGTCTGTCTGGCTTTCTCGAAGTACAACCTGTCCACTATGCAGAGATAATGTTTTGGGCCACCGAGTCATTAATGAGATTGATACAACCGAAGCAGAACTAGAAGAAGACTGGGGCATGTACGGTTAA